A portion of the Stigmatella aurantiaca DW4/3-1 genome contains these proteins:
- a CDS encoding roadblock/LC7 domain-containing protein, which translates to MSFRAHLESVVNQVDGALACSVMGFDGISVETYQKDDAAELELAGAWVEYANLLTQLKNAAEVLKTGVVTELSVNSEKVLTLIRMVSPEYFLILALRAEGNYGKGRYVLRVTAPKVRAEL; encoded by the coding sequence ATGTCCTTCCGTGCACACCTGGAGTCGGTGGTCAATCAGGTCGATGGGGCCCTCGCGTGCAGCGTGATGGGGTTCGACGGCATCTCGGTCGAGACCTATCAAAAGGATGATGCGGCGGAGCTTGAGTTGGCGGGGGCCTGGGTGGAGTACGCCAACCTGCTCACCCAGCTCAAGAACGCCGCCGAGGTGCTCAAGACGGGCGTCGTGACGGAGCTGAGCGTCAACAGCGAGAAGGTGCTGACGCTCATCCGCATGGTGTCGCCGGAGTATTTCCTCATCCTGGCGCTTCGGGCCGAGGGCAACTATGGCAAGGGCCGGTACGTCCTGCGGGTCACCGCCCCGAAAGTCCGTGCCGAACTGTAG
- the efp gene encoding elongation factor P: MAGVIDTSEFRKGLKIEIDGEPFEIVEFQHVKPGKGSAFVRTTIRSLLTGRVLQPTLKSGEKVGKPDIEDKEMQYLYLQGDDFYFMDTRNYEQTFLSEKVLGEAKNFLKENINVSVLFYNGKAIGVTLPNSVDLKVTKCDPGVRGDTVSGALKPAELETGYSVNVPLFINEGDVLKIDTRDGKYLTRVATAG; the protein is encoded by the coding sequence ATGGCCGGTGTCATTGATACCTCCGAGTTCCGCAAGGGGCTCAAGATCGAGATCGACGGCGAGCCGTTCGAAATCGTCGAGTTCCAGCACGTCAAGCCCGGCAAGGGCTCCGCGTTCGTGCGGACGACGATCCGCAGCTTGCTGACGGGACGGGTGCTCCAGCCCACCCTGAAGTCCGGCGAGAAAGTGGGCAAGCCCGACATCGAGGACAAGGAGATGCAGTACCTCTACCTCCAGGGCGACGACTTCTACTTCATGGACACCCGCAACTACGAGCAGACCTTCCTCAGCGAGAAGGTGCTCGGCGAGGCCAAGAACTTCCTGAAGGAGAACATCAACGTCTCGGTGCTCTTCTACAACGGGAAGGCCATTGGCGTGACGCTGCCCAACTCGGTGGACCTGAAGGTCACCAAGTGTGATCCGGGCGTGCGCGGCGATACAGTGTCGGGCGCTCTGAAGCCCGCGGAGCTGGAGACCGGTTACTCGGTCAACGTCCCGCTCTTCATCAACGAAGGCGACGTGCTGAAAATCGATACGCGTGATGGGAAGTACCTCACGCGCGTGGCCACGGCGGGTTGA
- the pilQ gene encoding type IV pilus secretin PilQ, producing the protein MLGKSDVTRGKWVIAAVLLASIAGANAEGAELNTLRDLQVVQTGSGAQVVVAGTRPPTFTVFRLSGPERLVVDLSSADATGIKGHHNGTGPVTGIVASQFSDERASVGRVLVALDKASQYDVRADGNRIVISVDGAPEEKATAEVAPAPASAPQAVTAVAQAPAPAPVTPEAAPAAEPVKPQAPALAENVVAAEVDEREVAHPARSITGLSFARDILTVRTDGEVSRYEVLELADPPRLAVDVYGVGLDAHAPRVKGGPLKGVRVAAHAEKVRLVLDARKGMPAYRVDRATRGLEVVLGAAVARKPAPAAPASAEEPQEMLAERAPLRPAPVAANAAQPAVAEVKELSFDESDSGGRVQLKLSSAVTWKVDRPDPRSAVLTLENAKLPRRLERSLDTSALETPVKMISAFSVPGEGHRVRVVVAADGAIDESVTQGSGSLSWNLTVQGVKTEQVAVSQRTAGFSAEAPAYAAEGAPQQARYRGKRVSFEFKDIEIQNLLRVIAEISKKNIVVADDVNGKVTIRLRNVPWDQALDLILRTKSLGKEEVGNIVRIAPLKTLEEEARLAQERKKSMQQQEDLLVNLIPVNYAVANDMQARVKDILSDRGSVTVDVRTNVLIVKDVRANIEKARALVRNLDTQTPQVLIESRIVEATTAFSRSIGVQWGGRGQANAATGNATGLIFPNTIGGFGSAGGGTPAGFSGDPGFAVNLPAPTTLGQGGALGFTFGSAGGALGLNLRLSAAENDGYVKTISAPKVTTLDNNTARISQGVSIPFSQTSANGANTTFIEARLSLEVTPHITQDGSILMNIIAQNNQPDAANTGANGQPAIQRKEANTQVLVKDGDTTVIGGIYVRRGSTNHASIPFFSKIPVLGFFFRQTTERDDRQELLIFITPRILNRQTIAQSL; encoded by the coding sequence ATGCTCGGAAAGAGCGATGTGACGAGGGGCAAGTGGGTGATAGCGGCCGTGCTGTTGGCCTCCATCGCGGGTGCCAACGCCGAAGGCGCCGAACTCAACACGCTACGGGACCTGCAGGTCGTTCAAACAGGCTCCGGGGCTCAGGTGGTCGTTGCGGGGACACGTCCCCCCACCTTCACGGTCTTCCGGCTGAGTGGGCCGGAGCGCCTGGTGGTGGACCTCTCGTCAGCGGACGCCACCGGCATCAAGGGCCACCACAATGGCACGGGGCCCGTGACGGGCATCGTCGCCTCGCAATTCTCCGACGAGCGCGCCAGCGTTGGCCGGGTGCTGGTCGCCCTGGACAAGGCCTCGCAGTATGACGTGCGCGCCGACGGCAACCGCATCGTCATCTCGGTGGACGGGGCCCCGGAAGAGAAGGCCACCGCCGAGGTGGCCCCCGCGCCCGCCTCCGCGCCCCAGGCGGTGACGGCCGTCGCGCAAGCCCCTGCGCCTGCCCCCGTCACGCCCGAGGCCGCGCCTGCGGCGGAGCCGGTCAAGCCCCAGGCTCCGGCACTCGCCGAGAACGTGGTGGCCGCCGAGGTGGATGAGCGCGAGGTTGCCCATCCGGCCCGGTCCATCACGGGCCTCTCCTTCGCGCGGGACATTCTGACCGTGCGCACCGACGGGGAGGTCTCCCGCTACGAGGTGCTTGAGCTGGCGGACCCGCCGCGGCTGGCGGTGGATGTGTACGGGGTCGGGCTGGATGCCCACGCGCCGCGCGTGAAGGGTGGACCGCTCAAGGGTGTGCGCGTGGCCGCGCACGCGGAGAAGGTCCGCCTGGTGCTGGATGCGCGCAAGGGCATGCCCGCCTACCGTGTCGACCGGGCCACGCGGGGTCTGGAAGTGGTGCTGGGCGCCGCGGTTGCGCGCAAGCCGGCCCCCGCCGCCCCTGCTTCCGCCGAAGAGCCCCAGGAGATGCTGGCCGAGCGCGCGCCCCTGCGTCCGGCGCCCGTGGCGGCCAATGCGGCGCAGCCCGCGGTGGCCGAGGTCAAGGAGCTCTCCTTCGATGAGAGCGACAGCGGTGGCCGCGTGCAGCTCAAGCTGTCCAGCGCCGTGACGTGGAAGGTGGACCGGCCGGATCCCCGCAGCGCGGTGCTGACGCTGGAGAACGCGAAGCTTCCGCGCCGGCTGGAGCGCAGCCTGGACACCAGCGCGCTGGAGACGCCGGTGAAGATGATCAGTGCCTTCTCGGTTCCCGGCGAGGGACACCGCGTGCGCGTGGTGGTGGCCGCGGATGGGGCCATCGATGAGTCGGTGACCCAGGGCTCGGGCTCGCTGAGCTGGAATTTGACGGTGCAGGGGGTGAAGACGGAGCAGGTGGCCGTCTCCCAGCGCACCGCCGGCTTCTCCGCCGAGGCCCCGGCCTATGCCGCCGAGGGCGCGCCCCAGCAGGCCCGCTACCGTGGCAAGCGGGTCTCCTTCGAGTTCAAGGACATCGAAATCCAGAACCTGCTGCGGGTCATCGCGGAGATCTCCAAGAAGAACATCGTCGTCGCCGACGATGTGAACGGGAAGGTGACGATCCGTCTGCGCAACGTGCCCTGGGATCAGGCGCTGGACCTCATCCTGCGCACCAAAAGTTTGGGCAAGGAAGAGGTCGGCAACATCGTCCGCATCGCGCCCCTGAAGACGCTGGAGGAGGAGGCGCGGTTGGCTCAGGAGCGCAAGAAGTCGATGCAGCAGCAGGAGGATCTGCTCGTCAACCTCATCCCGGTGAACTACGCGGTCGCCAACGACATGCAGGCGCGCGTGAAGGACATCCTGTCGGACCGGGGCTCGGTGACGGTGGATGTCCGCACCAACGTGCTCATCGTGAAGGACGTGCGCGCCAACATCGAGAAGGCGCGCGCGCTCGTGCGCAACCTGGACACGCAGACCCCGCAGGTGCTGATCGAGAGCCGCATCGTGGAGGCCACGACGGCGTTCTCCCGGTCCATCGGTGTGCAGTGGGGTGGCCGGGGACAGGCGAATGCGGCCACGGGCAACGCCACGGGCCTCATCTTCCCCAACACCATCGGAGGCTTCGGCTCGGCGGGGGGTGGTACCCCGGCGGGCTTCTCTGGAGACCCGGGCTTCGCCGTCAACCTGCCGGCGCCGACGACGCTGGGACAAGGTGGCGCGCTCGGCTTCACCTTCGGCTCGGCCGGGGGAGCGCTGGGACTGAACCTGCGTCTGTCCGCCGCGGAGAACGATGGTTATGTGAAGACCATCTCCGCGCCCAAGGTGACGACGCTCGACAACAACACGGCGCGCATCAGCCAGGGTGTGTCCATCCCGTTCAGCCAGACGTCCGCCAACGGCGCGAACACGACCTTCATCGAAGCGCGTCTGTCGCTGGAGGTGACCCCGCACATCACCCAGGACGGAAGCATCCTGATGAACATCATCGCGCAGAACAACCAGCCGGATGCGGCGAACACGGGTGCCAACGGCCAGCCGGCCATCCAGCGCAAGGAGGCGAACACGCAGGTGCTCGTCAAGGACGGCGACACCACGGTCATCGGCGGCATCTACGTGCGCCGGGGCAGCACCAACCACGCGTCGATTCCCTTCTTCTCGAAAATCCCGGTCCTGGGCTTCTTCTTCCGCCAGACCACGGAGCGCGATGACCGGCAGGAACTGCTGATCTTCATCACGCCCCGGATCCTCAACCGGCAGACCATTGCTCAGTCGCTGTAA
- a CDS encoding sigma-54-dependent transcriptional regulator, giving the protein MPFFRSILVADDEPSIRHVLTLVLTDHGYEVRSVADGEEALRELSARSYDVLLCDVRMPRRDGLSVLRQALAEHPGLTVLVMSAYGSQEQALEAVGAGAYDYVQKPFKPEEIVFVLRKAEERERLLRENRRLRTVGAAPLGGILGESEGLRAVLRQVDRLAPVNTTVLITGESGTGKELIARALHERSRRAALPFVAVNCGAFPAGLIESELFGHAKGAFTDARTAKRGLFSEADGGTLFLDEVGELPLPAQVKLLRVLQEGEIRPVGESRSETVDVRVIAATLRDLGKLVERGEFREDLYYRLNVVNLRVPPLRERREDILLLARAFLGRFNRELNREPPVEGFSPEAEALMCAYAWPGNVRELENAMERAVLLVDGPLLVPSSLPERLWAVASPSGASLPVQQPGSDLSLKRAMRELEESYIRAALRRTRGNRTRAAEVLDISHRALLYKIKEYGIDPDAEAEKG; this is encoded by the coding sequence ATGCCTTTTTTCCGCTCCATTCTCGTTGCTGACGACGAGCCCTCCATCCGCCATGTGCTCACCCTGGTGCTCACCGACCATGGCTACGAGGTGCGTTCCGTGGCGGATGGGGAGGAGGCCCTTCGAGAGCTGAGTGCTCGAAGTTACGATGTGCTCCTGTGCGATGTGCGGATGCCCCGGCGCGACGGCCTGTCGGTGCTGCGTCAGGCGCTCGCCGAGCATCCGGGGCTCACCGTGTTGGTGATGAGCGCTTACGGCTCCCAGGAGCAGGCGCTCGAGGCCGTGGGGGCGGGGGCCTACGACTACGTCCAGAAGCCCTTCAAGCCCGAGGAGATCGTCTTCGTCCTGCGCAAGGCGGAGGAGCGCGAGCGGTTGCTGCGCGAGAACCGCCGTCTGCGGACGGTCGGTGCCGCGCCGCTGGGGGGCATCCTCGGCGAGAGTGAGGGGTTGCGCGCGGTGCTGCGCCAGGTGGACCGGCTCGCCCCGGTGAACACCACGGTCCTCATCACGGGGGAGAGCGGGACCGGAAAGGAGCTCATCGCGCGGGCACTGCACGAGCGCTCCCGCCGGGCCGCCTTGCCCTTCGTCGCCGTCAACTGTGGGGCCTTCCCCGCGGGGCTCATCGAGAGCGAGCTGTTCGGCCACGCCAAGGGGGCTTTCACCGACGCACGGACCGCGAAGCGGGGGCTGTTCAGCGAGGCCGATGGCGGCACGCTCTTCCTGGACGAGGTGGGTGAGCTCCCCCTTCCTGCCCAGGTGAAGTTGCTGCGGGTTCTCCAGGAGGGGGAGATCCGTCCGGTGGGGGAGAGCCGCTCGGAGACCGTGGACGTGCGGGTCATCGCCGCGACCCTGAGGGATCTGGGCAAGCTGGTGGAGCGGGGAGAATTCCGGGAGGACCTCTATTACCGCCTCAACGTCGTGAACCTGCGGGTCCCGCCCCTGCGGGAGCGCCGCGAGGACATCCTCCTGCTGGCGCGGGCCTTCCTCGGCCGATTCAACCGGGAGCTCAACCGCGAGCCCCCGGTCGAGGGGTTCAGCCCCGAGGCCGAGGCGCTGATGTGCGCCTATGCCTGGCCCGGCAACGTGCGCGAGTTGGAGAATGCCATGGAGCGCGCGGTGCTCCTGGTGGATGGGCCGCTGCTGGTGCCCTCCAGCCTCCCTGAGCGGTTGTGGGCGGTTGCCTCACCCTCGGGCGCCTCCCTTCCCGTGCAACAGCCCGGCAGCGACCTGTCACTCAAGCGCGCCATGCGGGAGTTGGAGGAGTCCTACATCCGCGCGGCCCTTCGCCGCACCCGGGGCAACCGCACGCGGGCCGCCGAGGTGCTGGACATCAGCCATCGGGCGCTGCTGTACAAGATCAAGGAATACGGAATCGACCCGGATGCCGAGGCCGAAAAGGGCTGA
- the pilM gene encoding type IV pilus assembly protein PilM: protein MAKGKLALGLDIGSTSVKMILLKEQRKRGEVGYALQSFGMKPLPPEAIVDGALMNSTAIVQAVQELMNELKVKAKEVAIGVSGHSVIIKKIQMPRMSQEELEESIQWEAEQYIPFDVKDVNIDTQILDSGANDATGQMDVLLVAAKKDMINDYTTVVSEAGLQPVVVDVDAFAVQNMFSTNYDVPEKETVVLINAGASVVNINIIANGITVFTRDVTIGGNQFTEEIQKQLNVSYEEAEALKIGGNSSDADAVVPQDVERVLLSVAEQVAGEIQRSLDFYAGTAADANFSKVFLSGGTAKIPALFKTIEARVGVPVEILNPFRKIDVDNRKFDPAFIMDVAPVAAVAVGLALRKPGDKLS from the coding sequence ATGGCGAAGGGCAAACTGGCACTCGGTCTGGACATCGGATCGACCTCGGTGAAGATGATCCTCCTCAAGGAGCAGCGCAAGCGCGGCGAGGTGGGCTATGCGCTGCAAAGCTTCGGCATGAAGCCGCTGCCTCCCGAGGCCATCGTCGATGGCGCGCTCATGAACTCGACGGCCATCGTCCAGGCCGTGCAGGAGCTGATGAACGAACTGAAGGTGAAGGCCAAGGAGGTCGCCATCGGCGTCTCCGGTCACTCGGTCATCATCAAGAAGATCCAGATGCCCCGCATGAGCCAGGAGGAGCTCGAGGAGAGCATCCAGTGGGAGGCGGAGCAGTACATCCCCTTCGACGTGAAGGACGTGAACATCGACACGCAGATCCTCGACTCGGGGGCCAATGACGCCACCGGGCAGATGGACGTGCTGTTGGTGGCGGCCAAGAAGGACATGATCAACGACTACACCACCGTGGTCTCCGAGGCGGGGCTGCAGCCGGTGGTGGTGGACGTGGACGCCTTCGCCGTCCAGAACATGTTCTCCACGAACTACGACGTGCCGGAGAAGGAGACCGTGGTGCTCATCAACGCGGGCGCTTCGGTGGTGAACATCAACATCATCGCCAACGGCATCACCGTCTTCACGCGTGATGTGACCATCGGCGGCAACCAGTTCACCGAGGAGATCCAGAAGCAGCTCAACGTCTCCTACGAGGAGGCGGAGGCGCTGAAGATCGGCGGCAACAGCTCGGACGCGGACGCCGTGGTGCCTCAGGACGTGGAGCGCGTGCTGCTCAGCGTGGCCGAGCAGGTCGCCGGCGAGATTCAGCGCTCGCTGGACTTCTACGCGGGCACGGCCGCGGATGCGAACTTCAGCAAGGTCTTCTTGTCGGGCGGAACGGCGAAGATTCCCGCGTTGTTCAAGACCATCGAAGCCCGCGTGGGCGTGCCGGTGGAGATCCTCAATCCGTTCCGGAAGATCGACGTGGACAACCGCAAGTTCGACCCCGCGTTCATCATGGACGTGGCGCCGGTGGCGGCCGTGGCCGTGGGTCTGGCACTGCGCAAGCCCGGTGACAAGCTGAGCTGA
- the accC gene encoding acetyl-CoA carboxylase biotin carboxylase subunit — protein sequence MFKKVLIANRGEIALRVIRACRELGIATVAVHSTADSQALHVRFADESVCIGPPPSKESYLNIPQLLSAAEITRADAIHPGYGFLSENAEFAEVCESCKIRFIGPRPEMLRLMGNKVRARKAALEAGMPLLPGSPHVLKDAREAEAFAREIGFPVILKAAAGGGGKGMKIVREPSVLAQAFSTAAAEAVASFNNGDLYIERYVEKPRHIEIQIAADEHGNIIHLGERECSVQRRHQKLIEESPSPALSPELRAEMGRVSVEAMRKLRYNNVGTIEYLLDEHGQFYFMEMNTRIQVEHPVTELVTGVDLVREQIRMAYGHPLRFKQEDIQMRGAAIECRVNAEDPVTFAPWPGKITGYSVPGGYGVRVDSAAYENYTVLPHYDSLLAKLIVYAEDRPTAIRRMQRALSEYVVEGIRTNIPFHRAALAEESFQEGNYDTRFVERLLASETGTHRLKKAIEETP from the coding sequence GTGTTCAAGAAGGTGTTGATCGCCAATCGCGGGGAGATTGCCCTGCGAGTCATCCGTGCATGCCGGGAGCTGGGAATCGCCACGGTGGCGGTTCACTCCACGGCGGACAGTCAAGCGCTGCACGTGCGCTTCGCCGATGAGTCGGTGTGCATCGGTCCGCCGCCGTCCAAGGAGAGCTACCTCAACATTCCCCAACTGCTGTCCGCAGCGGAGATCACCCGGGCGGACGCCATCCATCCGGGCTACGGCTTTCTCTCGGAGAACGCTGAGTTCGCCGAGGTGTGCGAGAGCTGCAAGATTCGCTTCATCGGGCCGAGGCCCGAGATGCTCCGGCTGATGGGCAACAAGGTTCGGGCCCGGAAGGCGGCGCTCGAGGCGGGCATGCCGCTGCTGCCCGGCAGCCCCCACGTCCTGAAGGACGCCCGGGAGGCGGAGGCCTTCGCCAGGGAGATCGGCTTTCCCGTCATCCTCAAGGCGGCCGCGGGCGGCGGTGGCAAGGGGATGAAGATCGTCCGCGAGCCGAGCGTGCTGGCACAGGCGTTCTCCACGGCGGCGGCCGAGGCGGTGGCCAGCTTCAACAACGGCGATCTCTACATCGAGCGGTACGTGGAGAAGCCGCGCCACATCGAGATCCAGATCGCCGCCGACGAGCACGGCAACATCATTCACCTGGGTGAGCGCGAGTGCTCGGTCCAGCGACGGCACCAGAAGCTCATCGAGGAGAGTCCTTCTCCCGCGCTCTCGCCGGAGCTGCGCGCGGAGATGGGGCGTGTCTCCGTCGAGGCGATGCGCAAGCTGCGCTACAACAACGTGGGGACCATCGAGTACCTGCTGGATGAGCACGGCCAGTTCTACTTCATGGAGATGAACACCCGCATCCAGGTGGAGCACCCGGTGACGGAGCTCGTCACGGGGGTGGACCTGGTGCGCGAGCAGATCCGCATGGCCTATGGACACCCCCTGCGCTTCAAGCAGGAGGACATCCAGATGCGGGGCGCGGCCATCGAGTGCCGGGTGAACGCGGAGGACCCGGTCACCTTCGCCCCGTGGCCTGGGAAGATTACCGGCTACAGCGTTCCGGGCGGTTATGGCGTCCGGGTAGACTCTGCTGCGTATGAAAACTACACGGTGCTACCGCACTACGACAGCCTGCTGGCCAAGCTGATCGTCTATGCGGAGGACCGGCCCACGGCCATCCGCAGGATGCAGCGGGCGCTGTCGGAGTACGTGGTGGAGGGAATCCGGACCAACATTCCCTTCCACCGGGCCGCGCTGGCGGAGGAGTCCTTCCAGGAGGGAAATTACGATACCCGCTTCGTGGAGCGCCTCCTGGCCAGCGAAACGGGGACGCACCGGCTCAAGAAGGCCATCGAAGAGACACCGTAG
- a CDS encoding type 4a pilus biogenesis protein PilO has translation MEQYLDKIAKAPAGVKYGGLAGLVVLLTVGNYFGLVQPTEDQIKKQVEQRRKLDLDLAEKSEIAQNLNERRRELDVLDQKLAEALTELPEKRDLDELLAQINDIGKKSGLEISRVEPGKESVGGGEFFARIPLKMTVSGNYHEIAMFMQEIANMRRIVNVNGIKLDKPTIKNEKVILESSFVATTFRFVEQKAPDSKQTGKKVASPKK, from the coding sequence ATGGAACAATACCTCGACAAGATTGCGAAGGCCCCCGCGGGCGTGAAGTACGGTGGCCTTGCGGGCCTGGTGGTGCTCCTCACGGTGGGCAACTACTTCGGGCTCGTTCAGCCCACCGAGGACCAGATCAAGAAGCAGGTGGAGCAGCGCCGGAAGCTCGATCTGGACCTGGCCGAGAAGAGCGAGATCGCCCAGAACCTCAACGAGCGCCGGCGCGAACTCGACGTGCTGGATCAGAAGCTCGCCGAGGCCCTCACGGAGCTGCCGGAGAAGCGCGACCTGGATGAGCTGCTCGCCCAGATCAACGACATCGGCAAGAAGTCAGGCCTGGAAATCTCCCGCGTGGAGCCGGGCAAGGAATCGGTGGGAGGAGGCGAGTTCTTCGCCCGGATTCCGCTCAAGATGACGGTGAGTGGCAATTACCACGAGATCGCCATGTTCATGCAGGAGATCGCGAACATGCGCCGCATCGTGAACGTGAACGGCATCAAGCTCGATAAGCCGACCATCAAGAACGAGAAGGTCATCCTGGAGAGTTCCTTCGTGGCCACCACGTTCAGGTTCGTGGAGCAGAAGGCGCCAGATTCCAAGCAAACGGGCAAGAAAGTTGCGTCGCCCAAGAAGTAG
- the accB gene encoding acetyl-CoA carboxylase biotin carboxyl carrier protein: MATKRKVSRAEGGSAPAGGERAAGAVTSLDVEALRQIVEMLEASDVTRLVWQRGDERLYIRRGHGPAPTIVHAAPVSPSVSPAPAVEYAAPAPARGTAAAPAPASAAPAAAAQKPGQVITSPFVGTFYRTPAPDQPSFVDVGTVVKKGQVLCIVEAMKLMNEIESEVAGRVAEILVENGQPVEFGQALFRIEPA; this comes from the coding sequence ATGGCGACGAAGCGCAAGGTGTCTCGGGCGGAGGGTGGCTCCGCGCCTGCCGGCGGAGAGCGGGCAGCAGGGGCAGTGACGTCTCTGGATGTGGAAGCGCTCCGGCAGATCGTGGAGATGCTGGAGGCCTCGGATGTCACGAGGTTGGTGTGGCAGCGGGGCGATGAGCGGCTGTACATCCGCCGGGGTCACGGCCCCGCCCCCACGATTGTTCACGCGGCGCCGGTGAGCCCATCGGTAAGCCCCGCTCCTGCCGTGGAGTATGCGGCCCCCGCGCCCGCGCGTGGGACTGCCGCAGCGCCTGCTCCGGCTTCAGCGGCTCCCGCTGCGGCGGCGCAGAAGCCTGGCCAGGTCATTACCAGTCCATTCGTGGGAACATTCTACCGGACCCCGGCCCCGGACCAGCCGTCCTTCGTGGACGTGGGCACGGTGGTGAAGAAGGGCCAGGTGCTCTGCATCGTCGAGGCCATGAAGTTGATGAACGAGATCGAGTCCGAGGTGGCCGGACGCGTTGCGGAGATCCTGGTAGAGAACGGGCAGCCGGTCGAGTTCGGTCAAGCGCTCTTTCGCATTGAGCCAGCGTAG
- a CDS encoding pilus assembly protein PilP, translated as MKTLKFKMTTAALALTVVACGGGSAAPKAAQPAAKKATPAASAETPKEAVIESSVTYTYNPVGKRDPFRSPLEELDRSQQNVQVTACSEPLCAWDLDQLKLVAVVTGDANPIAMVEDPAGRGHIVRRNARMGRQGGRVTQILRDSVTVTEYIPTEGKVIPNPVSLQLKQDSKRDPAYDLMQGRNWGE; from the coding sequence ATGAAGACGCTCAAGTTCAAGATGACCACGGCTGCGCTGGCGCTCACGGTGGTTGCGTGTGGCGGAGGCAGTGCAGCGCCCAAGGCCGCGCAGCCCGCCGCGAAGAAGGCGACGCCCGCCGCGTCGGCGGAGACGCCGAAGGAGGCGGTCATCGAGTCCTCCGTGACTTATACGTACAACCCTGTCGGCAAGAGGGACCCGTTCCGCAGCCCCCTCGAGGAGCTGGACCGGTCGCAGCAGAACGTGCAGGTCACCGCCTGCAGCGAGCCTCTGTGCGCGTGGGATCTGGATCAGCTGAAGCTGGTGGCCGTCGTCACCGGGGATGCCAACCCGATTGCCATGGTGGAGGACCCTGCGGGGCGGGGTCACATCGTCCGGCGCAACGCTCGCATGGGACGCCAGGGTGGGAGGGTCACGCAGATCCTCCGGGACTCGGTGACGGTGACCGAGTACATCCCCACGGAGGGGAAGGTCATCCCCAATCCGGTGAGCCTCCAGCTCAAGCAGGACAGCAAGCGGGACCCGGCGTATGACCTGATGCAGGGCAGAAACTGGGGCGAGTAG
- a CDS encoding PilN domain-containing protein: MMIRINLLPVRVAKKREMGRQILVLFAAVVLAAIVGNYMWYSRLADEVSANAAGITAVKTKITELEKVIGEVSTINDRKAEVEKKLAVLDNLRRGRSGPVRMLDALSLAMPKKLWLENFSEEKGGVKIVGSAVSHDEVAEFMRSLGGMVWTPKGMGRLVEQRRDAKTSRVELLTPDASIEEFPVASIKPFFSNIDLKDATQQTTKGGSGDLNPLTTVKFNLMLTANYAI; this comes from the coding sequence ATGATGATCCGCATCAACCTGCTGCCCGTCCGGGTAGCGAAGAAACGGGAGATGGGCCGGCAGATCCTGGTCCTCTTCGCCGCGGTGGTTCTGGCCGCGATCGTGGGCAACTACATGTGGTACAGCCGTCTGGCCGATGAAGTCTCGGCCAACGCGGCCGGCATCACCGCCGTGAAGACCAAGATCACCGAGCTGGAGAAGGTCATCGGCGAGGTGAGCACCATCAACGACCGCAAGGCCGAGGTGGAGAAGAAGCTGGCGGTGCTCGACAACCTGCGCCGTGGCCGCTCGGGCCCCGTGCGGATGCTGGACGCGCTCTCCCTGGCCATGCCCAAGAAGCTCTGGCTGGAGAACTTCTCCGAGGAGAAGGGTGGGGTGAAGATCGTCGGCAGCGCCGTGAGCCACGACGAGGTGGCCGAGTTCATGCGCAGCCTCGGGGGCATGGTGTGGACGCCCAAGGGCATGGGCCGGTTGGTGGAGCAGCGCCGGGACGCGAAGACCTCCCGCGTGGAACTGCTCACCCCGGACGCCTCCATCGAGGAGTTCCCGGTGGCATCCATCAAGCCGTTCTTCTCCAACATCGACTTGAAGGACGCGACCCAGCAGACGACCAAGGGCGGCAGCGGCGACTTGAACCCGCTGACCACCGTCAAGTTCAACCTCATGCTCACGGCCAACTACGCCATCTGA